The genomic DNA gagaagaagaagaaaggcAAGGAGGAAGAGCAATTGCCCGAATACGTCGAGGAGACACCCAAGGGGGAGAAGAAGCGTCTGCAGAGCTTGGATGGTCCATACACAAAGGCCTACATTCCCAAGGTCGTAGAGTCGGCATGGGATGCTTGGTGGGATGCACAGGGTTTCTTCAAGCCCGAATTCACTGAGAAGGGTGATGTCAAGAGCCCTGGGCACTTTGTCATTCCTATCCCTCCACCCAACGTCACAGGCAAGCTTCACTGCGGCCACGCACTTGCTACGAGTCTTCAGGATGTCCTTATACGATGGCACAGGATGAAGGGCTACACTACATTGTACCTGCCAGGATGCGACCACGCCGGTATTGCGACACAGAGTGTGGTAGAGAAGATGCTCAAGCGTAGGGAGAACAAGACACGATACGATCTCGGTCGTCAAAAGTTCCTCGAGAGGACCATGGAGTGGAAGGAAGAATACCATCAGCATCTCACCCACACTTTACGGAGAATGGGTGGTTCGTTTGATTGGACACGCGAGGCTTTCACAATGGACGAGAACCTATCGAAGGCTGTCACAGAAACTTTTGTCCGATTACACGAAGACGGTCTCATCTACCGATCAAATCGACTGGTTAACTGGTGCACGGCGCTCAACACCGCACTTAGCACACTGGAAGTCGACAACAAAGACCTGGCGGGCCCTACCAAGCTATCCGTGCCTGGGTACGAGAGAATGGTCGAGTTTGGTGTTCTTACTCATTTCAAGGTATGTAGAGCATCACCACTACAACGGCTATACACTAACTTTCTGTCAAGTACGCCAttgagggtacagaccaaTTCATCGAGATGGCTACCACTCGTCCGGAAACTATGCTGGGTGACTCTGGTATCGCTGTCCATCCCAAGGATGAGCGTTACAAGCACTTGGTCGGCAAGAAGGCCAAGCACCCCTTCATCGATCGCCTCATGCCCATCGTTGCAGACGACTACGTGGATCCCGAGTTCGGTACTGGAGCTGTCAAGTTGACACCCGCACACGACCCCAACGATTTCAACCTTGGCAAGAAGCACGGGCTTGAGTTCATCAATATTCTGGTATGTATCCATCTTTGCCGACTTTTCGGCTTACTAACGACTGCAGAACGACAATGGTACCATGAACAAGAATGCTGGCAAGTTTGAGGGCCAGAAGCGCTTCGATGTCCGTTACACCGTTGTTGATGCGCTGAAGAAGGAGGGTCTCTTCGTGAAGACGGAACCCAACCCGATGAAGGTCCCAATCTGCTCAAGGTCTGGCGACGTCATCGAGCCAATCATGAAGCCGCAATGGTGGATGAAGATGGACAGCTTGGCCAAGCCTGCCATTGAAGCTGTAGAGAAGGGCGACATCAAGATCCGACCCGCTACCTCTGAGAAGGTCTACATGCACTGGATGAACAACATCCAGGACTGGTGTTTATCTCGACAGCTGTGGTGGGGTCACCAGGTACCAGCCTACTTTATTGAGCTGGAAGGTAAAGATAACGCCAGAAGTGAAGATCAGTTCTGGGTCACTGGCCGCACAGAAGAAGAGGCGAGAGCAAAGGCCGAGAAGAAGTTCCCCGGGGCGACATTCACGCTATCGCGGGATGAAGATGTGCTCGACACATGGTTCTCTTCAGGTCTCTGGCCATTCTCGACTTTGGGATGGCCAAACCAGACTGCCGATTTCGAAAAGCTCTTCCCTACCTCTGTGTTGGAGACTGGATGGGATATTCTCTTCTTCTGGGTTGCTAGGATGATTTTCCTTTCACTATACCTCACTGGCAAAGTTCCATTCAAGGAAGTCTACTGCCACTCGCTCATTCGCGACTCAGAGGGTAGGAAGATGTCCAAGTCACTGGGTAACGTCGTCGACCCTGTCGATATTATGGACGGTATCACCCTTCAGAAGCTCCACGACCAGCTTCGTGCCGGCAACCTAGACCCCAAGGAGTTGACCAAAGCggagaagtatcagaagaCGGCGTTCCCTCAGGGTATTCCCGAGTGTGGTGCAGATGCTTTGCGCATGGCCCTTGTTGGCTACACCACAGGAGGAGGGGATATCTCATTCGACGTCAACGTAAGTCTGACCCGATACTATTAGCTTCTTCTGCTCTATATTTGTGTACATGCTGACAGTACCTTATCTAGGTCATTCACGGCTACCGAAGGTTCTGTAACAAGATTTACCAAGCCACCAAGTACGTTATTGGGCGTTTGGGAGACTCATTCACACCTCGGGAAAAGATCGCAAAGACAGGCGTAGAGTCATTACCCGAGCGCTATATCCTTCACCAGCTTAATACCGCTGCAAAGAAGATCAACGACCACCTGGAGGCGCGCGAGTTCAGTCTTGCCACCCAGGTCGCCTACAAGTACTTCTACGTCTACCTCTGCGACACATACATCGAGAACAGCAAGGCGATCTTCGATGAAGGCAGCGAAGAGCAGAAGGAAAGTGCGAAGCAGACACTTTACACGGCCATCGAGGGTGGTCTGACCATGATTCACCCGTTCATGCCCTTCCTCACAGAAGAGCTCTGGCAGCGACTTCCCCGAAGGCAAGGTGACAAGACGCCTTCCATCACTATTGCAACATTCCCTCAGTACTCGCAAGAGTTTGATGACGAGACGGCAAACGCCGAATACGAGCTTCTCGTCGACAGCGCAAAGGGTCTCCGTTCCCTCACTGCCGAATACGCAATCAAAGAGGGCGCATCCACATACATCCAGTCTCTCAACGACGCCGCACACACCACCCTCTCCTCACCCACATCACTCCCATCCATCCGCTCTCTTGCTGGTAAGACCGTCGCCGATATCACGATCCTTTCACCCTCGGAATCCGCACCATCAGGCTGTGCCGTGTACACCATCGGCACCTCGGCGACGGCATACCTCGATGTCAAGGGCCGTATTGAGCTCGACAAGGAGATTACAAAAGCCCAGGATAGACTCACAAAGGCGAACGAGACGATTACTCGCCAGAAGAAGATCATGGACGATGAGTGGGAGCAGAAGGTTAGTGATGCTGTCAAGGAGcaggagaaggagaagctcaaggcTGCTGAGCTAGAGGCCAAGAACTGGGAGGCTAGTATTCAGCAGTTTGAGAAGATGAAGATTGAGTAAGCCAGTTCGCTTGGGTTAGGGTATGTATCCTAGAAGGCCTGCGGGGTTGATTGTGTTCTTCTCTGAAAGTGGCCATTCCTTGGGTTCGTGTATAAGCAAAAATAGATGCAGAAACCTTTACATGGGAAGAATAAAAGACATGTTTATTTGCTTTCGCATATTTTGTTTTGTTGTTGCTGTTATACATCTTCACTGACGCTTTCCCATTTCAATTTCCCCATTTCCACATCGCCCATGGTCTGGCTACTGATTGGTAATCTAGGAGAAGGATGAGTGGAGTGGAGAAGACACACATGGGGACAACTTTGGCAACATGGATTACAAGCCAAAGGTGGTGTCAAAACATACAAGGAATAAAAGCTAGATTGAGGGGGTATGTAACACCAATAATATCTCATGCTCCATTTACAGTGCCAGGATGAAACGAACCCTACAGTACCGATTTGAAACCTCTTACTTTCCACCAAAGTCAAGAATCAGACATATAGAAAGAATAGCGACAAAGGAGAAGAGCGAGTCCACCTGCACCGATGACTGTGTGAGAGGAGAGGAAACAATACCGAACGTGATAGGCGATACAGACGAGTCGAGTTGATGCCACCCAGCCAAAAAGCTCCGAACGATGCAAGCGGGGACACGATACTGAACGGAACGGATTGATCCCAATGTAGAATAGAGGAAGGAAGGAGGTTTGGGTATAACAAAGATTGGTCGGAGGGGTCGTGAGAATGGTCGTGGCAAGCGATGATGGCCGTTTGCGAGATGTTGAGGTTGAAGTGGTCGATAAAGGGGGTCTTTTACGGCCACCAGTTCATCCTCTTGTAACTCTCAATGACCTCTTCGACTTTCTCCTTGGTTATCCTCTCAATGTTGTATCTGTTTGCGGATTAGTATTTTGTCAATTATACCGAATCTCCTCTACTTACTTGAATCCCGTCTCGCGTTCAAAGGCGCTTCCGTCCATACTGAGGTCTGCATCCTTAATGAGTTCCTTCTCCATGTACGGGGTAAGTGGTGTAGATTGGCTGATGCCAGCCTTCTGCTGCAGTTCCGCCCATGGGTCCAGAGTCTCGTCGTTGACGTCGTCGACTACGTGATCAAGGTTGAGTCTTGCAAAAGCGGAGATGAGGGTACCGTGGAAGCCCGTCTCCATCTTGAATATCTCGCCAATGATCTGGGCTGTCTGTTTTTGTGCTGGGACCGTGTTAGTGTCAAGCGCCGAGAAGAAACCGATGAATGTAATGACGTACCAGTGTTGCCATGATCCACAATGTTGAAGACAGGTGCCGGCCGGCGACCAGGAGTACCCTTGGCATACCACTCCGCGCCGTGCCAAAGTGCCCGTGTAGAATCTTCAACATGTACCAAGTTTGTGCGCAAGTCCTCCTTCCATAGGAAACGCatttccttgcccttgctCTGGTAGACGCGGGCCATGCATAACGCTGTGCTCAGAAACTTGCTCGTATAAGGACCGTAGACATGTGCAAACCTCAGCACCATCAGGTTCAGACCGTCAATCTTGGCCAGATCTTCCTCGGCCTTGAGCTTCCATTTTGCCAGATTGGACCACGGCTTCGTCTTGTCCGTCTCTTTGCGGGGTGTGCTATCGGGCTTGTAAACCATGCCGGTGCTCAGCTCGACAAAGACTTTGACTTTGCGTTTCGCAGCCTCTCGGCCGAGAGCCATGGAGAGGCCGTAGGAGCGGAGTTCGTAGACCTTTTCCTCTTGGGAGAAGCGCGTCTCGCCGCCGCAGTTGAAGACATAGTCAAACTGTGCGCCGCCTTCACGATCGAATATCCGCGGAAGGGATTCTATGGGTGGAAATTAGCGTCGAATTGGTGGTTGTAGTCATGCGTTGAGAACGCACTCTCTTGCGCGGCATCGGCCTGGATGAAGCGCTCTCTTGAACATGCTTCCTTGAATTCTGGGGCGAGCCATGCAAGCTCTGGCAGATGCTTGTCGACAATGCGTATTTCGGAAGCGAGCTTGTTGTCGTAAATGTACTTTGTCAGGTGGCGTCCAGTATAGCCTAATGCGCACAATCAGTACTGCAGTCGCGTCTTGCGGGATGGTGGGAGCCTCGTTACCCAATCCGCCTATTATGAGCACCGCGGGCTTCTCTCCACCGTTGGCCTGTTCAGCGGCCATTGTGTTTGGCGTCGCACAAGTTTCTTCCGATCTACGTCTCTTGTTTGCGCAAGAAGGTCGCTAAGGGGGGTAACAACGGCGCAGTGGGCGGATGGTGTCTTGTAATGCCAAATTCGGGGGTGGAGTCTGAGCGTTGCGGAAGGCGCTCAATGCTCAGCGCTCAGACCTTGGTTCGCGAGAAAGGTACGGACGGATGACGGTATATGTCGGAGACTCTCGGTGAGAGTGTTCGCGGGAGGGCGAGCGAGCGAGTGTGCGTGCGTGGGTGCGATTGGGGTCAGAGAGGGTGCAGGGCGCGAAGAGGACTCTGGGATGCTCAAAGTAGGATACCGCGGCACGGGCAACGATGTCATATAGCTCAGGCCCAATGTGTGCGATTCATTGACCCGCAGGAGGGGGGGTAGGTCAGGCCGATATTTCTATGTGCAGCATACGCAAAGATGGTGCAGATTTGTGCTCACACGTCTATCATTATGAGGATTTTCCTACTTGCAGCTTGCAAAAACAAACATGGCCGCAGCAGCTCTGGTTGGGCACTTCCGGCTTACCCTCTCACACCGTCACAGTCCGCTCCGTAAGTCGACCGAGAATGTTATGCATTCGTCTACGAGTCCAATGTAGCCAGACCCCAGCCCTTTCTTCTCGCGATACCCTGCAGAGGTCAGGTGCGGGCACAGGCCCGTCTGCTTGGCTCCATCACACCATCTTCAACTTATGACGTTGCTGTTCCCTCCAACATGTAGCGGTTGTCGCGGGAGATGGACCATGGGACGCGGGCAGTCGACGACGGCGCGCTCCCGCAGTGCTGGACCTGGCCTCGACCTCTTAGACTTGGGTCATGACAGCCCAAAGTGGGGTGGCCTTCAGGGGAAGCCAATCCGTCCTCCACACATAGCCTCTGCCTACCCGTAATAACAAACACTGCAGTTGAGCGGCTTCGTTGGGCTGAGTCCGACATGTGGTCACTGGCGGGCGCTGACTATCGTCATCTATCAACGGCCGATAACCGACCTGACCAAAAGCAATCAAGTGCGGAGTCGCCGCGCTGAGCTTTTGCCTTTGTGACCTTTTCCGCTTTCCTGTACGAGCTAGCAATTCTGGAGCCGATCGCCTAGCTTAACGTCTAACCTGCATGAAGATCATGCCTCATGACGACGTGATCCTTCTCCCACCGCCCGTCCTCGCGCCGTCAACTTCGCTCCCACCAGGGTGATATGAAATACTTGACGTACCAGTGTACAAAGGCCATTGTAGGCACCAGACACACATGGCACCCTCCAAGACGGCGACGGCAATCACACTACGTGTTGCAAGATACTACCACCCTCGGGGCTACTACGTAACCGCCCCTGCGAAATCTACCATGTATAGGACCGCCGCGGAAATTGTGCACCTGTACCGTAACCATGACTTGAACGTGCACAGCCCTCATCTTCGAAAAACGAGCACCAAGCCTTGCAATGTGTCCCCACGCAATTCGTGTCGTACAATCCCGAGATCAATCGGTACTCCGTAGTACAGCCTGATGATCCATGATCTGTACTCCCAAGCAATCGGCGACGGAAAAGCAGGTACAAGAGACTATCCATTGGCCCGGAACTACTCTTCTCACCGCTATAAGCCACATGTCTCTTATACACAGACATTTGTGCTTGTGCATGGACGACTGATGTCGCTCCGCGGATGCACGAACGCTTGAAGTCCAGACGGGTCATAGTTCATCCTGAGGCACCTCGCACCAGAACAGCCGTTCATGCACGGAAGCTGCAGGCTATCAGGATCGTCCCGCACTTGCATATGCAGAAATCCATTTCCACTTGGatgacatgaaatacttgacagcGACAGTGTAGATAAACCCCACCATTCCATTCCCAACAGCCCCATCTGACGCCCACACTAGCTTTCATACACTAGcatgtcaagtatttcatgtcacccaggtgtTTCAGACGCAGTCTTGATTTTGTGTAGTATTGTGAAGGAGCCTATAGAGCTTCTAAAAACGTGTACCTCGTCGCCATGCAATAAGCCCGAAGGCTACTAAGCAAACTATCGTTGCCGGCCTGTCCCGCTCGCAGCATGTAGGACATGTGCAATAAATGCCATGCCTTTTTGCCTCGAATCGCCTAGTCACACCCCATGATGCCATATGCACCCACACGAACATGTCCGAAGACTAACAAAATCTACAAATCATATCCGCCTCTTAAAACTCCCAGTTCTCGTCAACCGACTTGATGGCCCAGTCAAACTTCTCTCGGAGTGTCTTGGAGAAGAACTTCTCAATAGGGACACCAAACTTCTTGGAGAAGACCACGGTGAGACGAGGATCAATGTAGTTCTGCATGTGGTTAGCCGAGCATCGTGTACCACTGAGGTGGTGTGACTTACAATCTTGGACGTGCCAAGAGCAACCTCCTTGTTGCCTTCCTTGTCCTCCATCTGGATCTTCATGTTCTCAATGCGCTGGACAATCTTCTCGACATTGGCCTCCAGCTTCTCCACTGTCGGGCCCTTGCCCTCAGCTTCGATCTTGCCAGTCTTGTTCTCTTTCTTGTACTTGGCGGCCAGTTCCTCGGCTTTCTCCAGACGCTCATTCAGCTCCTTCTGCTTCAGCTCCTTCTCGCCGTCGGCCTTGAGTTTCTCGTTGTCCTTTTCGAACTTCTTGATGATCTTCTGGCGCATCTCTTCGACCTCAGCGTCCTGGTGTTGCTTGACCCACTCGTCGTCGAGATCCTCAGGTCGCTCAAAGTATTCGGCGCCCTTTTTCTTCTTGATCTTTGGGTCGACATCGATCATCATCATCTTTGTTCTCCAGGCTTGATAACGGAGACCATTAATCTACATATGTTAGCTTAGATTTGATGAAAACATGACGTGGCAACTAACCCTCTCGTTCATTTTTTCGATGGACGTGGCGTGACTGGCAGCGACGGTGCGCTTGTGATTACACAGAATGGCGACTTCGCGATTGGCATCGTTGTAGGCCTTGACCTTCTCTTGAACTGTACCGGTAGCCTTCATCTCCTTGAGTAACCTAGCCATGGTGT from Pyrenophora tritici-repentis strain M4 chromosome 8, whole genome shotgun sequence includes the following:
- a CDS encoding ValS, Valyl-tRNA synthetase; amino-acid sequence: MALNASSHNTTGEKTTPNTAPPPEVSGDVKKDILSAAETDAVGQHAPGRENEKGVEKKEKSAKELEKERKKAEKDAKFKAKKAAAAGASKDAGSAPAKEKKKKGKEEEQLPEYVEETPKGEKKRLQSLDGPYTKAYIPKVVESAWDAWWDAQGFFKPEFTEKGDVKSPGHFVIPIPPPNVTGKLHCGHALATSLQDVLIRWHRMKGYTTLYLPGCDHAGIATQSVVEKMLKRRENKTRYDLGRQKFLERTMEWKEEYHQHLTHTLRRMGGSFDWTREAFTMDENLSKAVTETFVRLHEDGLIYRSNRLVNWCTALNTALSTLEVDNKDLAGPTKLSVPGYERMVEFGVLTHFKYAIEGTDQFIEMATTRPETMLGDSGIAVHPKDERYKHLVGKKAKHPFIDRLMPIVADDYVDPEFGTGAVKLTPAHDPNDFNLGKKHGLEFINILNDNGTMNKNAGKFEGQKRFDVRYTVVDALKKEGLFVKTEPNPMKVPICSRSGDVIEPIMKPQWWMKMDSLAKPAIEAVEKGDIKIRPATSEKVYMHWMNNIQDWCLSRQLWWGHQVPAYFIELEGKDNARSEDQFWVTGRTEEEARAKAEKKFPGATFTLSRDEDVLDTWFSSGLWPFSTLGWPNQTADFEKLFPTSVLETGWDILFFWVARMIFLSLYLTGKVPFKEVYCHSLIRDSEGRKMSKSLGNVVDPVDIMDGITLQKLHDQLRAGNLDPKELTKAEKYQKTAFPQGIPECGADALRMALVGYTTGGGDISFDVNVIHGYRRFCNKIYQATKYVIGRLGDSFTPREKIAKTGVESLPERYILHQLNTAAKKINDHLEAREFSLATQVAYKYFYVYLCDTYIENSKAIFDEGSEEQKESAKQTLYTAIEGGLTMIHPFMPFLTEELWQRLPRRQGDKTPSITIATFPQYSQEFDDETANAEYELLVDSAKGLRSLTAEYAIKEGASTYIQSLNDAAHTTLSSPTSLPSIRSLAGKTVADITILSPSESAPSGCAVYTIGTSATAYLDVKGRIELDKEITKAQDRLTKANETITRQKKIMDDEWEQKVSDAVKEQEKEKLKAAELEAKNWEASIQQFEKMKIE
- a CDS encoding NAD dependent epimerase-dehydratase family protein produces the protein MAAEQANGGEKPAVLIIGGLGYTGRHLTKYIYDNKLASEIRIVDKHLPELAWLAPEFKEACSRERFIQADAAQEKSLPRIFDREGGAQFDYVFNCGGETRFSQEEKVYELRSYGLSMALGREAAKRKVKVFVELSTGMVYKPDSTPRKETDKTKPWSNLAKWKLKAEEDLAKIDGLNLMVLRFAHVYGPYTSKFLSTALCMARVYQSKGKEMRFLWKEDLRTNLVHVEDSTRALWHGAEWYAKGTPGRRPAPVFNIVDHGNTAQKQTAQIIGEIFKMETGFHGTLISAFARLNLDHVVDDVNDETLDPWAELQQKAGISQSTPLTPYMEKELIKDADLSMDGSAFERETGFKYNIERITKEKVEEVIESYKRMNWWP